One genomic window of Medicago truncatula cultivar Jemalong A17 chromosome 1, MtrunA17r5.0-ANR, whole genome shotgun sequence includes the following:
- the LOC11420792 gene encoding uncharacterized protein isoform X2 translates to MDREEYLRKCSNMKCQRVQLDESYVPSLQDDEMEVEHLLEEPRNDHVSLDGTLTSHTALNDKDDLELEVLDGFLGDGFLDDVDINDLEGTDVFSNACGGYFLDFDLAKVEILEHGAYEDSPLENSNSESHSPGFSGSSTVGGISESTKAPNSTQSKSEIKSLDETVIHDTHGVFRNNPSQPSNVDCMYNISLDIQHLHELNNGYPLAGSILSCKKENVTVEQCQSAPPREKRFRKPTQRYIEESSNLKSKEKVSTTGVKRKRRTVSLSNEFHTKTKELKDIPSDESSSGNSDVTLSELQRCKKHPKKELEYDYEPFSSEESEDEHLTPKRGRSKDRRKNQRMWTVSEVTKLIDGISQYGVGRWTDIQKFLFSSEGYRTPTDVRDKWRNLLRACTAQKFSNKEDEQNDETAPRILPFSVASRVLELAQIHPYPKRRNKKRFTSESYGPSSSLGKRNLRRKKCT, encoded by the exons GTTCAGCTTGATGAATCATATGTGCCCTCCCTTCAAGATGATGAAATGGAAGTTGAGCATTTGCTTGAAGAACCTAGAAATGATCATGTTTCATTGGATG GCACTTTAACTTCTCATACCGCTTTGAATGACAAAGATGATTTGGAACTAGAG GTCCTTGATGGATTCCTTGGAGATGGATTCCTGGATGATGTTGACATCAATGATCTTGAAGGAACTGATGTTTTCTCCAATGCATGTGGAGGGTATTTCTTGG ATTTTGATTTGGCAAAGGTTGAGATACTAGAACATGGTGCTTATGAAGACTCGCCTTTGGAAAATTCAAATTCAGAAAGTCATTCTCCAGGATTTAGTGGCAGTAGCACTGTTGGTGGGATATCAGAATCAACAAAAGCACCCAATAGTACACAATCTAAATCCGAAATTAAATCTCTGGATGAGACAGTCATCCATGATACACATGGTGTCTTCAGGAACAATCCAAGTCAACCATCAAATGTAGATTGCATGTACAACATTTCACTTGATATACAGCATCTGCATGAGTTGAATAATGGTTATCCTTTAGCTGGTAGTATATTGTCTTGtaagaaggaaaatgttactGTTGAACAATGTCAATCTGCTCCACCTAGAGAGAAGAGATTCCGAAAGCCTACTCAGAGGTATATTGAAGAATCTTCAAATTTGAagtcaaaagaaaaagtatCAACTACTGGTGTAAAACGTAAACGGCGGACTGTGTCATTAAGCAATGAGTTCCATACAAAAACTAAAGAATTGAAAGATATTCCAAGCGACGAGTCTAGTAGTGGGAATAGTGATGTGACACTTTCTGAGTTGCAACGCTGCAAGAAGCATCCAAAGAAAGAG CTCGAGTATGACTATGAGCCTTTTTCATCGGAAGAGTCTGAGGATGAACATTTGACACCAAAAAGAGGCAGATCAAAAGATCGAAGAAAGAATCAAAGGATGTGGACAGTCTCTGAAGTGACAAAGTTGATTGACGGCATATCTCAATATGGAGTTGGTCGATGGACTGATATACAgaagtttttgttttcttctgaaGGCTACCGAACTCCCACTGATGTCAGG GACAAGTGGCGTAACCTTTTAAGAGCCTGTACTGCACAGAAATTCAGCAATAAAGAG GATGAGCAAAATGATGAGACTGCCCCGCGGATCTTACCTTTTAGTGTGGCTAGCCGAGTGCTGGAATTGGCTCAAATTCACCCATACCCAAAGCGACGAAACAAAAAGAGATTCACCAGTGAAAGCTATGGTCCATCTAGTAGTCTTGGCAAAAGAAATTTACGTAGGAAGAAGTGTACTTAG
- the LOC11420792 gene encoding uncharacterized protein isoform X1 has translation MDREEYLRKCSNMKCQRVQLDESYVPSLQDDEMEVEHLLEEPRNDHVSLDGTLTSHTALNDKDDLELEVLDGFLGDGFLDDVDINDLEGTDVFSNACGGYFLDFDLAKVEILEHGAYEDSPLENSNSESHSPGFSGSSTVGGISESTKAPNSTQSKSEIKSLDETVIHDTHGVFRNNPSQPSNVDCMYNISLDIQHLHELNNGYPLAGSILSCKKENVTVEQCQSAPPREKRFRKPTQRYIEESSNLKSKEKVSTTGVKRKRRTVSLSNEFHTKTKELKDIPSDESSSGNSDVTLSELQRCKKHPKKEKLEYDYEPFSSEESEDEHLTPKRGRSKDRRKNQRMWTVSEVTKLIDGISQYGVGRWTDIQKFLFSSEGYRTPTDVRDKWRNLLRACTAQKFSNKEDEQNDETAPRILPFSVASRVLELAQIHPYPKRRNKKRFTSESYGPSSSLGKRNLRRKKCT, from the exons GTTCAGCTTGATGAATCATATGTGCCCTCCCTTCAAGATGATGAAATGGAAGTTGAGCATTTGCTTGAAGAACCTAGAAATGATCATGTTTCATTGGATG GCACTTTAACTTCTCATACCGCTTTGAATGACAAAGATGATTTGGAACTAGAG GTCCTTGATGGATTCCTTGGAGATGGATTCCTGGATGATGTTGACATCAATGATCTTGAAGGAACTGATGTTTTCTCCAATGCATGTGGAGGGTATTTCTTGG ATTTTGATTTGGCAAAGGTTGAGATACTAGAACATGGTGCTTATGAAGACTCGCCTTTGGAAAATTCAAATTCAGAAAGTCATTCTCCAGGATTTAGTGGCAGTAGCACTGTTGGTGGGATATCAGAATCAACAAAAGCACCCAATAGTACACAATCTAAATCCGAAATTAAATCTCTGGATGAGACAGTCATCCATGATACACATGGTGTCTTCAGGAACAATCCAAGTCAACCATCAAATGTAGATTGCATGTACAACATTTCACTTGATATACAGCATCTGCATGAGTTGAATAATGGTTATCCTTTAGCTGGTAGTATATTGTCTTGtaagaaggaaaatgttactGTTGAACAATGTCAATCTGCTCCACCTAGAGAGAAGAGATTCCGAAAGCCTACTCAGAGGTATATTGAAGAATCTTCAAATTTGAagtcaaaagaaaaagtatCAACTACTGGTGTAAAACGTAAACGGCGGACTGTGTCATTAAGCAATGAGTTCCATACAAAAACTAAAGAATTGAAAGATATTCCAAGCGACGAGTCTAGTAGTGGGAATAGTGATGTGACACTTTCTGAGTTGCAACGCTGCAAGAAGCATCCAAAGAAAGAG AAGCTCGAGTATGACTATGAGCCTTTTTCATCGGAAGAGTCTGAGGATGAACATTTGACACCAAAAAGAGGCAGATCAAAAGATCGAAGAAAGAATCAAAGGATGTGGACAGTCTCTGAAGTGACAAAGTTGATTGACGGCATATCTCAATATGGAGTTGGTCGATGGACTGATATACAgaagtttttgttttcttctgaaGGCTACCGAACTCCCACTGATGTCAGG GACAAGTGGCGTAACCTTTTAAGAGCCTGTACTGCACAGAAATTCAGCAATAAAGAG GATGAGCAAAATGATGAGACTGCCCCGCGGATCTTACCTTTTAGTGTGGCTAGCCGAGTGCTGGAATTGGCTCAAATTCACCCATACCCAAAGCGACGAAACAAAAAGAGATTCACCAGTGAAAGCTATGGTCCATCTAGTAGTCTTGGCAAAAGAAATTTACGTAGGAAGAAGTGTACTTAG